The following are encoded together in the Campylobacter devanensis genome:
- the fliS gene encoding flagellar export chaperone FliS has protein sequence MLTNKGIPMPSSNAAYAAYSQNNMGIDSPQKLVTMLYEGILRFIYRAKKAMDSGDIESKVLFLNKTNAIFFELINSLDMSQGQISEYLQGLYSRQIQLISEANITNDQSKLDEVVHVTRELLEAWRDVTKDDK, from the coding sequence ATGCTAACAAATAAAGGAATACCAATGCCATCATCTAACGCCGCTTACGCAGCTTATAGCCAAAATAACATGGGGATTGACTCCCCGCAAAAGTTAGTAACTATGCTATATGAAGGAATTTTACGCTTTATATATAGAGCCAAAAAAGCGATGGATTCTGGTGATATAGAGAGTAAGGTGCTATTTTTAAACAAAACTAATGCTATATTTTTTGAACTAATCAACTCTCTTGATATGAGCCAAGGCCAAATCAGTGAGTATCTCCAAGGGTTATACAGCAGACAAATTCAGCTAATCTCAGAGGCTAATATCACAAACGACCAAAGTAAATTAGATGAAGTCGTCCATGTAACAAGAGAGCTTTTAGAAGCGTGGAGAGATGTAACAAAGGATGATAAATGA
- the fliD gene encoding flagellar filament capping protein FliD has product MAINTEKSQLGVGSGNILSWDTIDKLKEADTKALIKPLETEIQSNLTKQKDLTAITTLLSTFKSNVSNLTGDSTYLKREATTSGSSSVSVSVSSGVAEQELNLSVEQLASQDSFQSKKFSSRTDSVFSTDVSFGISIGGKDYVINADSTTTLEQLAEKINESTDKKVQAKILNVGGDEPFRLIIQSAETGEANKIGFYSITNSSSSNTSSDSTLEALGFYFEKSASTGTEKDSYGNEINRLTLKDPSTLQPDQQQKAGSQISKAQDAKFKYNGIDITRSSNKVEDLILGVSLTLNKVDKAGESTNSSIKQSTEGILEDIKAMVDSFNSLMNNVNEATKYDSETGLAGTFQGVREITSISSELNKIVNGVSKDGKSLASFGITVTKDGLLTIEDSTKLNDMITTKFDEFKSFFSSETKFINVTARGDKKVDWGDEIKGKLTINGVEIDINIPKDYTAGGTGGTGNEKDKKNALLKAITNAKNLSDISASFDKDGKLILKGSGGTNIEIKGDSAFLEKLGLKEQKLEGKTEVVGGFFKGLNDTLNGLIGTNGTLTKYEESLTSSHKSLTESKEKRQKELDTKYTTMAEKWSQYDTIIAKLESQMNTVNSMIEAAANANK; this is encoded by the coding sequence ATGGCAATAAATACTGAAAAATCACAACTAGGCGTAGGTAGCGGAAATATCCTAAGCTGGGATACAATAGATAAGCTAAAAGAGGCTGATACAAAGGCTCTAATCAAGCCGTTAGAGACAGAGATACAAAGTAATCTAACCAAACAAAAGGATCTAACCGCTATCACCACTCTACTAAGCACATTTAAATCAAATGTATCTAATCTAACTGGTGATAGCACATATCTAAAGCGTGAAGCTACTACAAGTGGTAGCAGTAGCGTTTCAGTATCAGTAAGCTCTGGTGTAGCGGAGCAAGAGTTAAATCTAAGTGTAGAGCAGTTAGCCAGTCAAGACTCATTTCAATCAAAAAAATTTAGCTCAAGAACTGATAGCGTATTTAGCACTGATGTTAGCTTTGGGATTAGTATCGGTGGCAAGGATTATGTGATTAATGCAGACTCTACTACTACGCTAGAGCAATTGGCTGAAAAGATCAATGAATCCACGGATAAAAAAGTCCAAGCTAAAATTTTAAATGTCGGTGGGGATGAGCCATTTAGATTGATTATCCAATCAGCCGAAACTGGAGAGGCAAATAAAATTGGCTTTTATAGTATTACAAATTCAAGTAGTAGCAATACAAGCTCTGATAGCACTCTAGAAGCTTTGGGATTTTATTTTGAGAAATCAGCTAGCACCGGAACCGAAAAAGATAGCTACGGCAATGAGATTAATAGATTAACTCTAAAAGATCCTAGCACTCTACAGCCTGATCAACAACAAAAAGCCGGCTCTCAAATCTCCAAAGCACAAGATGCGAAATTCAAATATAACGGCATAGATATCACTAGAAGCTCAAATAAAGTTGAAGATCTAATCTTAGGTGTGAGCTTAACTCTAAATAAAGTAGATAAAGCTGGTGAAAGCACAAATTCATCTATCAAGCAAAGTACCGAAGGGATACTAGAAGATATCAAAGCGATGGTGGATTCTTTCAACTCATTAATGAATAATGTAAATGAAGCTACCAAATATGATAGCGAAACTGGCCTAGCTGGGACATTTCAAGGTGTAAGAGAGATAACTTCTATATCAAGCGAGCTAAATAAGATTGTAAATGGCGTAAGCAAAGATGGCAAATCCTTAGCTAGTTTTGGTATTACAGTTACCAAAGATGGGCTTTTAACCATAGAAGACTCAACTAAATTAAATGATATGATAACTACGAAATTTGATGAGTTTAAAAGCTTCTTTAGCTCTGAGACTAAATTTATAAATGTAACCGCAAGAGGGGATAAAAAAGTAGATTGGGGCGATGAGATAAAAGGTAAATTAACCATCAATGGCGTAGAGATAGATATCAATATCCCAAAAGATTATACCGCTGGTGGCACTGGTGGCACTGGAAATGAAAAAGATAAGAAAAATGCCCTATTAAAAGCTATCACCAACGCAAAAAATCTAAGTGATATATCAGCGTCATTTGACAAAGATGGAAAACTAATCTTAAAAGGCTCAGGTGGCACAAATATCGAGATTAAAGGTGATTCAGCATTTTTAGAAAAATTAGGCTTAAAAGAACAGAAATTAGAGGGCAAAACAGAAGTTGTGGGTGGATTTTTCAAAGGTTTAAATGATACGCTAAATGGCTTAATCGGCACAAATGGCACCCTAACAAAATATGAAGAGAGTCTAACAAGCTCACACAAATCTCTAACCGAAAGCAAAGAGAAAAGACAAAAAGAGCTAGATACCAAATACACCACAATGGCAGAAAAGTGGTCACAATATGATACTATCATTGCTAAGCTAGAATCTCAAATGAATACTGTAAATAGCATGATCGAGGCGGCAGCTAATGCTAACAAATAA
- a CDS encoding flagellar protein FlaG produces the protein MEIFKAAAQQQLDMADTASFKQQFNPQTREIENPNLRQDSAAQNGANEHLTNEQIQEILAQTNDNLSLLNTNIRFGYNDKIDSMFVNVLEADTGTVIRKIPTDQVMKLTEHFRDIVGMIFDKKE, from the coding sequence ATGGAAATTTTCAAAGCAGCAGCCCAGCAGCAACTAGATATGGCAGATACTGCCAGTTTTAAGCAGCAGTTTAATCCACAAACTAGAGAGATAGAAAATCCAAATCTCCGCCAAGACTCTGCAGCGCAAAATGGAGCCAATGAGCACCTAACAAATGAGCAAATTCAAGAGATTTTAGCCCAAACTAACGATAATCTAAGCCTACTAAATACAAATATTAGATTTGGCTATAATGATAAGATCGATAGTATGTTTGTCAATGTTTTAGAAGCTGATACTGGCACAGTAATCCGCAAAATCCCAACTGATCAGGTTATGAAGCTTACTGAGCATTTTAGAGACATCGTGGGTATGATATTTGATAAAAAGGAATAA
- a CDS encoding ornithine carbamoyltransferase has product MRVCIDCECLLLAETLRLFLGSNATTKKDCDFIVSDRALQSSKPVFIISDDSPYLSEPFSKDVLLNTLGEFYSAMQISGKIQSNELSSLERRVGDLVDAFKAELIKIIKDEYEK; this is encoded by the coding sequence ATGAGAGTTTGTATAGATTGTGAGTGTCTGCTTTTAGCTGAGACTTTAAGGCTATTTTTAGGTTCAAATGCAACCACAAAAAAAGATTGCGATTTTATAGTGAGTGATAGAGCATTGCAAAGCAGCAAGCCAGTCTTTATCATAAGCGATGATTCGCCATATCTTAGCGAGCCTTTTAGTAAAGATGTACTATTAAATACGCTAGGTGAGTTCTATTCAGCGATGCAAATAAGCGGCAAAATACAGTCAAACGAGCTAAGCAGCCTAGAGCGTAGAGTGGGTGATTTAGTCGATGCGTTCAAGGCTGAGCTAATTAAAATAATAAAAGATGAATATGAAAAATAA
- the rsmD gene encoding 16S rRNA (guanine(966)-N(2))-methyltransferase RsmD: MKNNLTTTITSGKFKGKKLSLPSLSTTRSTKSIVKESVFNSLQGEIYGSVFIELFGGSGLMAATAVSNYAKKGYAIELDRAAFNSLRENFSRLNDDGNEILVALHGDTFELTPKILVQNIEQKTILYADPPFDIRDGFSGIYEKLYKMLEKLEANIVVIEHISSHKPSQNIGKFALYKSRKFGNTTLSYYTKCI; this comes from the coding sequence ATGAAAAATAATCTAACCACCACTATCACTAGTGGTAAATTTAAAGGCAAAAAGCTATCTTTGCCAAGCCTAAGCACAACTAGAAGTACTAAATCTATAGTAAAAGAGTCTGTATTTAATAGCCTGCAGGGTGAGATTTATGGTTCGGTATTTATAGAATTATTTGGTGGAAGTGGATTAATGGCTGCGACTGCGGTTAGTAATTACGCTAAAAAAGGCTATGCTATAGAGCTTGATAGAGCAGCATTTAATAGCTTAAGGGAAAATTTTAGTAGATTAAATGATGATGGAAATGAGATCTTAGTAGCATTGCATGGTGATACATTTGAGCTGACACCAAAGATTCTTGTTCAAAATATAGAGCAAAAAACTATTCTTTATGCTGATCCACCATTTGATATTAGAGATGGATTTAGTGGAATTTATGAAAAACTTTATAAAATGCTAGAAAAACTAGAGGCCAATATAGTGGTAATAGAGCATATCTCAAGCCATAAACCTTCACAAAACATAGGCAAATTTGCACTTTATAAAAGTCGTAAATTTGGCAATACAACTTTGAGTTATTATACAAAATGTATCTAG
- a CDS encoding YigZ family protein, translating into MYLVKKCYSYEQDIKKSSFASYICPFSEFEELRARLKADNPKAAHIVWAYRYYNKYFQIVENCSDDGEPKGSSGPPCLDALRGAELIDTALLVVRYFGGVKLGVGGLVRAYGSSANLAINAAELERYEIRDIVSIFVPFALLSRFDHYSQRQGLETSKRYGETGCMYEFYLTAKEFREFREFVREFEIAGVQYYALPLSAQE; encoded by the coding sequence ATGTATCTAGTAAAAAAGTGCTACAGCTACGAGCAAGATATCAAAAAATCAAGCTTTGCTAGTTATATATGTCCATTTAGCGAGTTTGAAGAGTTGCGTGCTAGGCTTAAAGCAGACAATCCAAAGGCTGCTCATATAGTATGGGCGTATAGGTATTACAATAAGTATTTTCAGATTGTAGAAAACTGTAGCGATGATGGCGAACCAAAAGGAAGCTCAGGACCACCGTGCCTAGATGCTTTGCGTGGAGCTGAGTTAATAGACACTGCGCTGTTAGTGGTGCGGTATTTTGGCGGTGTAAAGCTTGGTGTTGGCGGGTTAGTTAGAGCGTATGGAAGTAGTGCAAATTTAGCCATAAATGCCGCAGAGCTAGAACGCTATGAGATAAGAGATATTGTGAGCATATTTGTACCATTTGCATTGCTTTCTAGGTTTGATCATTATAGCCAGAGGCAAGGACTAGAGACTAGCAAGCGATATGGCGAGACTGGATGTATGTATGAATTTTATTTAACTGCTAAGGAGTTTAGAGAGTTTAGAGAGTTTGTGCGTGAATTTGAGATAGCTGGAGTGCAATACTATGCTTTGCCTCTTAGCGCACAAGAGTAG
- a CDS encoding flagellin B produces MGFRINTNVAALNAHANSVVNDRALTGSLGRLSSGLRIQTAADDASGMAIADSLRSQANSLGQAISNGNDAVGIIQTADKAMDEQIKILDTIKTKAIQAAQDGQNADSRRALQNDISRLLEELDMIATTTSFNGQQLLNGNFSNKNFQIGAYSNETAKVSIGATNSNTIGHTRFETLKNVVASNISQMADAVVKLSGIDGYPGGYVFQTISAKTLQTDGLKAVAEMMNGVSDKTGIRAEVNNTQIFGVVAAGTIKDFMINGVKIGNVTVKTNDSDNALIAAINAKKDETGVEASLENGRLVLAAKDGRAIRLGSTSTGANTVFSAKTGASLAGDAHSAGTVYLGQLTFIRQDARDIKIGLDGISLVSGFTAGDAMITGVASNGYAQASVNLKYMNSGTISAAMAKAMGFFDGGASAAGLDFGDKAGGVNTYGGAQAMVDVAEAARKTLDKLRADLGSVQNQLIATLNNITVTQVNVKSAESQIRDVDFASESANFSKYNILAQSGSYAMSQANAVQQNVLKLLQ; encoded by the coding sequence ATGGGTTTTAGAATAAATACAAACGTAGCAGCCTTAAATGCGCATGCTAACTCTGTAGTAAATGATAGAGCACTTACTGGCTCACTTGGTCGCCTTAGCTCAGGCCTTAGAATTCAAACAGCAGCTGATGATGCTTCTGGTATGGCTATTGCTGATAGTCTTCGCTCTCAAGCTAACTCCCTAGGTCAAGCCATATCTAATGGTAATGATGCTGTAGGTATCATCCAAACTGCAGATAAAGCTATGGATGAACAGATTAAAATACTTGATACTATTAAAACTAAAGCTATCCAAGCAGCTCAAGATGGTCAAAATGCTGATTCTAGAAGAGCTTTACAAAACGATATTTCAAGACTTCTTGAAGAACTAGATATGATAGCTACTACTACAAGCTTTAATGGCCAACAACTACTAAATGGAAATTTTTCAAACAAAAACTTCCAAATTGGTGCTTATAGTAATGAAACAGCTAAAGTAAGCATAGGTGCTACAAACTCAAATACAATTGGGCATACTAGGTTTGAGACACTAAAAAATGTGGTAGCTTCTAATATTTCTCAAATGGCAGATGCGGTTGTAAAACTTAGCGGAATCGATGGATATCCGGGTGGTTATGTATTTCAAACTATTAGCGCAAAAACATTACAAACAGATGGTTTAAAAGCTGTAGCTGAGATGATGAATGGTGTATCAGATAAAACTGGTATAAGAGCTGAAGTTAATAATACTCAAATTTTTGGCGTAGTTGCTGCTGGTACAATTAAAGATTTTATGATTAATGGCGTTAAAATCGGAAATGTTACTGTAAAAACTAATGATTCTGACAATGCTCTAATCGCTGCAATCAACGCTAAAAAAGATGAAACCGGAGTAGAAGCAAGCCTAGAAAATGGTAGATTAGTATTAGCTGCTAAAGATGGTAGAGCTATTAGACTTGGTTCAACATCTACTGGTGCTAATACCGTATTTAGCGCTAAAACGGGTGCTTCATTAGCTGGAGATGCGCATTCGGCTGGTACGGTTTATTTGGGTCAATTAACATTTATTCGCCAAGATGCTAGAGATATTAAAATTGGACTAGATGGTATATCCTTAGTATCTGGTTTTACCGCAGGCGATGCAATGATTACTGGTGTGGCTTCAAATGGCTATGCCCAGGCTTCTGTAAATTTAAAATATATGAATAGTGGAACAATCAGTGCAGCTATGGCAAAGGCTATGGGCTTCTTTGATGGTGGAGCTTCTGCGGCTGGTCTTGACTTTGGTGATAAAGCCGGTGGTGTAAATACATATGGTGGTGCTCAGGCTATGGTGGATGTAGCTGAAGCAGCTAGAAAAACTCTAGACAAGCTAAGAGCTGACCTAGGTTCAGTACAAAACCAATTAATAGCTACGCTAAATAACATTACAGTTACTCAAGTAAATGTAAAATCAGCTGAATCTCAAATAAGAGATGTAGACTTTGCTAGTGAGAGTGCAAACTTCTCTAAATATAACATACTAGCCCAAAGCGGAAGCTACGCTATGAGTCAAGCAAATGCTGTACAGCAAAATGTCTTAAAACTACTACAATAA